The Pelorhabdus rhamnosifermentans genome includes the window CAGAAATCTGCGGGCATCTAAAAATACGGCATGACCGCCAACCGGTTTTACAATCGGCACACCGGCCTTATCCAGTTGTTCGCCTAAATAACGGACTTGTTCGACACGATGCTTAATGTAGTAATAATCAACAGACTCATACATTCCACGCGCCATGGCTTCCATGTCGCGGCCAGCCATACCGCCGTAGCTTGGCATACCTTCAAAGACAACCACGATTTGCGTTGCTTTTTGATACATCTTTTCGTCATTCAATGCTAAAAAGCCGCCGATATTCACCAGACAATCTTTTTTGCCGCTCATTGTTGCTCCATCACCATAACTAAACATTTCTTTGACAATTTCGGGGATGGTTTTATTCTGATAGCCTTCTTCCCGTTCTTTGATAAAGAAAGCATTTTCGATACAGCGGGTGGCGTCAAACATGATTTTAATACCATATTTATTTGTTAATGCTCTGACTTCCCGCATATTTTGCATCGCTACAGGCTGTCCACCTGCCAAATTCACGGTTACTGCCAGACAAACGTAGGGAATTTTGTCCGCCCCAACACGATCAATGAGGGCCTGTAGTTTTTTTAAATCGATATTGCCTTTAAAAGGATGTTCCGCCTGCGGATCATGGGCTTCATTAATGATGACATCCTCAAAAATACCACCATTCATCTCTTGATGGGTGCGGGTTGTTGTAAAGTACATATTTCCAGGCACATAGTCGCCCTTTTTAATAGCAATTCGTGACAGAATATTTTCCGCCCCACGCCCTTGATGAGTTGGCACAACATATTTGAACCCATAGAGTTCACGTACCGCCTTTTCCAGGGCATAAAAATTTACGCTGCCGGAATAAGCTTCATCACCGATCATTAACCCGGCCCATTGATTGTCACTCATGGCATTCGTACCACTGTCCGTTAAAAGATCAATATAACATTCCTTCGATTTCAACAGGAATGTATTATACCCTGCCCGCTCAATGGCGGCTTCCCTTTCTTCCCGCGTAGTCATGTGGATAGGTTCAACCGATTTGATTTTAAATGGTTCTGCGGCATACTTGTGTCCCATAATAATAAAGCCTCCTCAATATTGCACGGTTTTGTTTTGCCGTTAACAAATCGATGTTAATTGGGCGACCGTCCATGCTTTTCTATTAGTGCAATAAGCATGCCAACAAGAAAAAGGCTGTTTTTCGTAAGAAATCATTGATTATGGAAAACAAGGTTGCCAAAAGGATTGCCAAATCGTCAAAAAGTTTCCACACACCCTTCTGTTCAGTTATCCGCTTGAACCGGCTGATGCAGACCATACTTTCTGAGTTTTTTTAACACCGCCGTATGCGACAAACCCAAGACCGATCCGACACGCCGTGATGAGCGAAATCGCTTCAGTGTTTCCCGTAAAATAATTTTTTCAACTTGGGCTAAGCGCTCATGCAAAGTCTCGTAGGTTTCAAAGCGGACGGTTGGTACCGGAACAGACTGCGTCGGAGG containing:
- a CDS encoding tyrosine phenol-lyase encodes the protein MGHKYAAEPFKIKSVEPIHMTTREEREAAIERAGYNTFLLKSKECYIDLLTDSGTNAMSDNQWAGLMIGDEAYSGSVNFYALEKAVRELYGFKYVVPTHQGRGAENILSRIAIKKGDYVPGNMYFTTTRTHQEMNGGIFEDVIINEAHDPQAEHPFKGNIDLKKLQALIDRVGADKIPYVCLAVTVNLAGGQPVAMQNMREVRALTNKYGIKIMFDATRCIENAFFIKEREEGYQNKTIPEIVKEMFSYGDGATMSGKKDCLVNIGGFLALNDEKMYQKATQIVVVFEGMPSYGGMAGRDMEAMARGMYESVDYYYIKHRVEQVRYLGEQLDKAGVPIVKPVGGHAVFLDARRFLPHIPQDQFPAQMLAAKLYVHSGVRSMERGIVSAGRDAATGEHHYPKLELVRLTIPRRVYTYAHMDVVADAVISLYQKRDSIPGLEMVYEPPVLRFFTARFKPLPLK